One window of the uncultured Paludibaculum sp. genome contains the following:
- a CDS encoding YIP1 family protein — MEPQDATTTPPASEVRRLTGVCFDPGAVFADIANNGRWWAAWLIITILISVFMSLVISRVGYDQIIAKTMESNPRMQEMPADQKEKAVEMQRKIMPYALRLGPVLGGLVMVLVAAGALLFVFNFMFDAGLKFKQVLNLYAYSGIPPSVVSIAASILVLYLKAPDEFDIQKPLAFNVGAFLPETSAKWLQSIGASLDVFTFWQIALVAVGFSAVCGAKRMPFGRALTGVLIPWIAYVLAKTAWAAMFG; from the coding sequence ATGGAACCTCAGGACGCCACAACCACTCCCCCGGCCTCGGAAGTACGCCGACTGACGGGCGTTTGTTTTGACCCCGGCGCGGTTTTCGCCGATATCGCCAATAACGGCCGCTGGTGGGCAGCTTGGCTGATCATCACGATCTTGATATCCGTTTTCATGTCGCTGGTAATCAGCCGCGTCGGCTACGACCAGATCATCGCCAAGACGATGGAAAGCAACCCCAGGATGCAGGAGATGCCGGCCGACCAGAAGGAGAAGGCCGTCGAGATGCAGCGCAAGATCATGCCCTATGCGTTACGGCTGGGCCCTGTGCTGGGTGGCTTGGTGATGGTGCTGGTGGCGGCAGGCGCGCTGCTGTTCGTGTTCAATTTCATGTTCGACGCAGGCTTGAAGTTCAAACAGGTGTTGAACCTCTACGCCTATTCGGGAATCCCGCCGTCCGTCGTTTCCATCGCAGCCTCGATTCTGGTCTTGTACCTGAAAGCGCCGGACGAATTTGACATCCAGAAGCCGCTGGCCTTCAACGTCGGTGCCTTTCTACCCGAAACCAGCGCGAAGTGGCTGCAAAGCATCGGAGCGTCTCTAGACGTCTTCACGTTCTGGCAGATTGCACTGGTCGCGGTGGGCTTTTCCGCCGTATGCGGTGCGAAGCGTATGCCGTTTGGCCGCGCGCTGACTGGCGTTCTGATCCCGTGGATCGCGTACGTCCTCGCCAAAACGGCCTGGGCCGCGATGTTTGGATAG